The Macrotis lagotis isolate mMagLag1 chromosome 6, bilby.v1.9.chrom.fasta, whole genome shotgun sequence genome includes a window with the following:
- the LOC141492068 gene encoding short coiled-coil protein — translation MNAVMDAVEAENQVELEEKTRLTNQVLELQHTLEDLSARVDAVKEENLKLKSENQVLGQYIENLMTASSLFQTTDTKSKRK, via the coding sequence ATGAATGCTGTCATGGATGCTGTTGAGGCTGAGAATCAGGTGGAATTGGAAGAGAAAACACGACTTACAAATCAGGTGTTGGAACTGCAGCACACACTTGAAGATCTTTCTGCACGAGTAGATGCAGTCAAGGAAGAGAATCTGAAACTGAAATCAGAAAACCAAGTTCTTGGACAATATATAGAAAACCTTATGACCGCATCTAGTCTTTTCCAGACAACTGACACAAAAAGCAAAAGGAAGTAA